A region from the Streptomyces tsukubensis genome encodes:
- a CDS encoding response regulator transcription factor, which yields MSIRVMLVDDQVLLRTGFRMVLAAQPDMEVVAEAGDGAEAIDILRATAVDVVLMDVRMPRLDGVEATRRICAEPNAPKVLILTTFDLDEYAFSGLKAGASGFMLKDVPPGELLAAIRSVHSGDAVVAPSTTRRLLDRFSPMLPSHGAEPANKDMERLTDREREVMLLVAQGMSNGEIAARLVLSEATVKTHVGRILTKLGLRDRVQVVVLAYESGLVRAGGGGPVGGR from the coding sequence ATGTCCATCCGGGTGATGCTCGTCGACGATCAGGTGCTGCTGCGGACCGGATTCCGGATGGTGCTCGCCGCCCAGCCGGACATGGAGGTCGTCGCGGAGGCCGGGGACGGCGCGGAGGCGATCGACATCCTCCGTGCCACGGCGGTCGACGTCGTCCTGATGGACGTCCGCATGCCGCGGCTGGACGGGGTGGAGGCCACCCGGCGGATCTGCGCCGAGCCGAACGCCCCGAAGGTGCTGATCCTGACCACCTTCGACCTCGACGAGTACGCGTTCTCCGGGCTGAAGGCGGGGGCCAGCGGGTTCATGCTGAAGGACGTACCGCCCGGGGAGCTGCTGGCGGCGATCCGCTCCGTGCACAGCGGGGACGCGGTGGTGGCGCCGTCGACCACCCGGCGGCTGCTGGACCGGTTCTCCCCGATGCTGCCGAGCCACGGCGCGGAGCCCGCCAACAAGGACATGGAACGGCTCACCGACCGCGAGCGCGAGGTGATGCTGCTGGTCGCGCAGGGCATGTCGAACGGCGAGATCGCCGCGAGGCTGGTGCTCTCCGAGGCGACGGTGAAGACGCACGTGGGACGGATCCTGACCAAGCTGGGGCTGCGGGACCGGGTCCAGGTGGTGGTGCTGGCGTACGAGTCCGGGCTGGTGCGTGCGGGCGGCGGCGGCCCGGTCGGCGGGCGCTGA
- a CDS encoding NADH-quinone oxidoreductase subunit D has translation MTETTFSLGGTAESTDMVLNIGPQHPSTHGVLRLRLVLDGEIVRHAEPVIGYMHRGAEKLFEARDYRQIVMLANRHDWLSAFSNELGVVMAVERMLGMEVPERAVWLRTLLAELNRVLNHLMFLGSYPLELGGITPVFHAFREREELQTVMEEVSGGRMHYMFNRVGGLKEDLPAGWAGRVRHAVADVRSRMDVYDKLVLGNEIFRGRTRGVGVLGADAVHAYGVSGPIARASGVDFDLRRDEPYLAYGELADTLKVVTRPDGDCLARFEVLLEQTHNSLDLADACLDRLAELPPGPVNQRLPKVLKAPEGHTYAWTENPLGINGYYLVSKGEKTPYRLKLRSASYNNIQALAVLLPGTLVADMVAILGSLFFVVGDIDK, from the coding sequence ATGACGGAGACGACGTTCAGCCTCGGCGGCACCGCGGAAAGCACCGACATGGTGCTCAACATCGGGCCCCAGCATCCGTCCACCCACGGGGTGCTCCGGCTCCGGCTGGTCCTCGACGGCGAGATCGTGCGGCACGCCGAACCCGTCATCGGCTATATGCACCGCGGCGCCGAGAAGCTCTTCGAGGCGCGCGACTACCGCCAGATCGTCATGCTCGCCAACCGCCACGACTGGCTGTCCGCGTTCTCGAACGAGCTGGGCGTCGTGATGGCCGTGGAGCGGATGCTCGGCATGGAGGTGCCGGAGCGCGCGGTCTGGCTGCGGACCCTGCTCGCCGAGTTGAACCGGGTGCTGAACCATCTGATGTTCCTCGGCTCCTATCCGCTGGAGCTGGGCGGGATCACGCCCGTCTTCCACGCCTTCCGGGAGCGCGAGGAGCTCCAGACGGTGATGGAGGAGGTGTCCGGCGGCCGGATGCACTACATGTTCAACCGGGTCGGCGGGCTGAAGGAGGACCTTCCGGCGGGCTGGGCGGGCCGGGTGCGGCACGCGGTCGCCGACGTACGGTCCCGGATGGACGTCTACGACAAGCTGGTGCTCGGCAACGAGATCTTCCGGGGCCGTACCAGGGGCGTGGGGGTGCTCGGCGCGGACGCGGTCCACGCGTACGGCGTCAGCGGTCCGATCGCCCGTGCCTCGGGCGTCGACTTCGACCTGCGGCGCGACGAGCCGTATCTGGCGTACGGGGAACTCGCGGACACCCTGAAGGTCGTGACCCGGCCCGACGGGGACTGCCTGGCCCGGTTCGAGGTGCTGCTGGAGCAGACGCACAACTCCCTGGACCTGGCGGACGCCTGTCTCGACCGGCTGGCCGAACTGCCGCCGGGGCCGGTGAACCAGCGGCTGCCGAAGGTGCTGAAGGCGCCCGAGGGGCATACGTACGCCTGGACGGAGAACCCGCTCGGGATCAACGGCTACTACCTGGTCTCCAAGGGCGAGAAGACGCCCTACCGGCTGAAGCTGCGCTCGGCGTCGTACAACAACATCCAGGCGCTGGCGGTACTGCTGCCGGGGACGCTGGTCGCGGACATGGTGGCGATCCTGGGGTCGCTGTTCTTCGTCGTCGGAGACATCGACAAGTAA
- a CDS encoding AAA family ATPase, with translation MLLWINGPFGGGKTQTAHELLRRLPGGFVADPERVGFGLHGMTPKALRTDFQTYPAWRQGVFEALDRTLRSYRGVVIAPMTVVEPRYFEETVGRLREAGHEVRHFALLAERETVLRRLQERGLGRGLKSESFAVGMLDRCLEGLRDPMFAEHIRTDGIGVPQVADRIAASAGLALRPNTDGPLTHRLRKAWTGLRHIRIV, from the coding sequence ATGCTGCTGTGGATCAACGGCCCCTTCGGGGGCGGCAAGACCCAGACCGCACACGAGCTGCTGCGCAGGCTGCCCGGCGGCTTCGTCGCGGATCCGGAGCGGGTGGGCTTCGGGCTGCACGGTATGACCCCGAAGGCCCTCAGAACCGACTTCCAGACCTATCCGGCCTGGCGGCAGGGGGTTTTCGAGGCCCTGGACCGGACGCTGAGGTCGTACCGGGGGGTGGTCATCGCGCCCATGACGGTGGTCGAACCCCGCTATTTCGAGGAGACCGTCGGCCGACTGCGGGAGGCGGGCCACGAGGTGCGCCACTTCGCGCTTCTCGCGGAGCGGGAGACGGTCCTGCGGCGGCTGCAGGAGCGCGGTCTGGGGCGCGGGCTGAAGAGTGAAAGTTTCGCGGTGGGGATGCTGGACCGCTGTCTGGAGGGGCTGCGGGATCCGATGTTCGCGGAGCACATCCGGACCGACGGGATCGGGGTGCCGCAGGTCGCGGACCGGATCGCGGCCTCGGCGGGCCTGGCGCTGCGGCCCAACACGGACGGGCCGCTGACCCACCGGCTGCGGAAGGCGTGGACGGGCCTGCGGCATATCCGCATCGTCTGA
- the panC gene encoding pantoate--beta-alanine ligase, with the protein MSRDLDHAPDHAPDQVSGHAPDQVPDVPQGLALLRTKTELHTWTAPGRADPASRTAVVMTMGALHEGHATLVRTARARVGAAGRVVVTVFVNPLQFGAGEDLDRYPRTLAADLAVAAAAGADAVFAPSAAEMYPGGQPQVRITAGPMGERLEGASRPGHFDGMLTVVAKLLQLTRPDLAFFGQKDAQQLALIRRMAHDLDFPVEIVGVDTVREPDGLALSSRNRYLSTAERHTALALSAALFAARDRLAAQQALYARAASGKHPQARAEALSKMGEARAAADAAAVALAGPGGADAVLAAARTVLDDATRATTPLTVDYLALVDPADFTDVPDDHRGDAVLAVAARVGTTRLIDNIPLSFGAAP; encoded by the coding sequence ATGAGCCGCGACCTCGACCACGCGCCCGACCACGCGCCCGACCAGGTGTCCGGCCATGCGCCCGACCAGGTGCCGGATGTGCCCCAGGGCCTCGCCCTGCTCCGTACCAAGACCGAACTGCACACCTGGACCGCCCCCGGCCGGGCGGACCCGGCGTCCCGTACCGCCGTCGTCATGACGATGGGCGCCCTCCACGAGGGCCACGCCACCCTCGTCCGCACCGCCAGGGCCCGGGTCGGAGCCGCCGGCCGCGTCGTCGTCACCGTCTTCGTCAACCCCCTCCAGTTCGGCGCGGGCGAAGACCTCGACCGCTATCCCCGCACCCTCGCCGCCGACCTGGCGGTCGCCGCCGCAGCGGGCGCCGACGCCGTCTTCGCCCCCTCCGCCGCCGAGATGTATCCCGGCGGGCAGCCGCAGGTCCGGATCACCGCGGGCCCGATGGGCGAGCGCCTCGAAGGCGCAAGCCGGCCCGGACACTTCGACGGCATGCTGACGGTCGTCGCCAAACTCCTCCAGCTCACCCGCCCCGACCTGGCCTTCTTCGGCCAGAAGGATGCCCAGCAGCTGGCGCTGATCCGGCGGATGGCCCATGACCTCGACTTCCCCGTGGAGATCGTCGGCGTCGACACCGTCCGGGAGCCCGACGGCCTGGCCCTGTCCAGCCGTAACCGCTATCTGTCGACGGCCGAGCGGCACACCGCGCTCGCCCTGTCCGCCGCCCTGTTCGCCGCCCGCGACCGGCTCGCCGCCCAGCAGGCGCTCTACGCCAGAGCGGCCTCGGGTAAACACCCCCAGGCCCGTGCCGAGGCGCTGTCCAAGATGGGCGAGGCCCGCGCCGCGGCCGATGCCGCGGCGGTCGCCCTCGCGGGTCCCGGCGGCGCCGACGCGGTCCTGGCCGCCGCCCGTACCGTCCTCGACGACGCGACCCGCGCCACCACGCCGCTGACCGTCGACTATCTGGCCCTCGTCGACCCCGCCGACTTCACCGACGTCCCCGACGACCACCGGGGCGATGCCGTCCTCGCCGTCGCCGCCAGAGTCGGCACGACCCGGCTGATCGACAACATCCCGCTGAGTTTCGGAGCCGCGCCGTGA
- a CDS encoding SAM-dependent methyltransferase has translation MASGPGRGPGRVAHESHKGRGDGWLGWREATERALYGDPGGFYLRPEGPAGHFRTSVHASPLFAAAVARLLVETAAGLDPAAGPPAFVDLGAGRGELAGGVLAALPEDFPVRAYAVELAPRPAGLDPRIVWTATPPEGVGGLLFANEWLDNVPVDIAETDEAGVPRLVQVRADGSERLGPPVAGADAAWLARWWPPDGPGARAEIGRPRDEAWAAAVGSLRAGLAVAVDYGHLAGARPPYGTLTGFRGGREVPPVPDGTCDLTSHVALDACALPGARLTTQREALAALGVTAARPPLALASTDPGAYLRALSAAGEAGELLARGGLGDFLWLHQPVP, from the coding sequence ATGGCATCCGGCCCGGGTCGCGGCCCGGGTCGCGTCGCCCACGAGAGCCACAAGGGCCGAGGGGACGGGTGGCTCGGCTGGCGGGAAGCTACCGAGCGGGCCCTCTACGGCGACCCCGGCGGGTTCTATCTCCGTCCCGAGGGGCCCGCGGGCCACTTCCGTACCTCCGTCCACGCCTCCCCCCTCTTCGCCGCCGCCGTCGCCCGGCTGCTCGTCGAGACGGCCGCCGGTCTGGACCCCGCCGCCGGGCCGCCCGCCTTCGTCGATCTGGGCGCGGGCCGGGGCGAGCTGGCCGGCGGGGTGTTGGCGGCCCTTCCCGAGGACTTTCCGGTACGGGCGTACGCCGTGGAGCTGGCGCCCCGGCCCGCCGGTCTCGACCCGCGGATCGTCTGGACGGCGACACCGCCCGAAGGGGTCGGCGGGCTGCTCTTCGCCAACGAGTGGCTCGACAATGTGCCCGTCGACATCGCCGAGACCGACGAAGCGGGCGTACCGCGGCTGGTCCAGGTCCGGGCCGACGGCAGCGAGCGGCTCGGCCCGCCCGTCGCCGGTGCGGACGCCGCGTGGCTGGCCCGCTGGTGGCCGCCGGACGGGCCCGGGGCCCGGGCCGAGATCGGGCGGCCGCGCGACGAGGCCTGGGCGGCGGCCGTCGGCAGTCTGCGCGCCGGGCTCGCGGTCGCCGTCGACTACGGGCACCTCGCGGGGGCCCGGCCCCCGTACGGCACCCTCACCGGCTTCCGCGGCGGGCGCGAGGTACCCCCCGTACCGGACGGCACCTGCGATCTGACCTCGCACGTCGCCCTGGACGCCTGCGCCCTGCCGGGGGCCCGGCTCACCACCCAGCGCGAGGCCCTGGCCGCGCTCGGCGTCACCGCCGCCCGGCCGCCGCTGGCGCTGGCCTCCACCGACCCGGGGGCGTATCTGCGGGCGCTGTCCGCGGCCGGGGAGGCCGGGGAGCTGCTCGCCCGCGGCGGTCTCGGCGACTTCCTCTGGCTGCACCAGCCCGTACCGTGA
- a CDS encoding DUF5937 family protein encodes MGCVSVTIDIAGLPREHTAFEISPLAELGMALHALSTPGHHPGLHGWATATAAGLAPDLADRLHEAEFLWQTTHSDVLMPFAGLLSSPRRPGATLAEELDLVDRLDDERFAAAALDFTCGMSYGKGGDVLGDPVYRDRMLALAAARGPQVLAAARQLLDDLPAFRAWLRRLLEDCDEAFFADAWRRVAPQLAADARHKAEILRHKGLAEALHAVSPAVSVDEGLTRITVDKLVLGRTTAVDPAVGTGLMLVPSVFGRPHLLVLHAPGWRPVILYPVGGGPEFTGPGSVELLKLRMEALAHPMRIQLCRNLARTPHTTSELAEAHGITAPEVSRHLAVLKKAGVITTRRRGRYVLHQLDVAVVARLGSDFLETVLR; translated from the coding sequence ATGGGATGCGTGAGCGTCACCATCGACATCGCCGGGCTCCCCCGCGAGCACACCGCCTTCGAGATCTCCCCCCTCGCGGAGCTGGGGATGGCCCTGCACGCCCTGTCCACGCCCGGGCACCACCCCGGGCTGCACGGCTGGGCGACCGCCACCGCCGCCGGGCTCGCGCCCGATCTCGCGGACCGTCTCCACGAGGCCGAGTTCCTCTGGCAGACCACCCACTCCGATGTGCTCATGCCCTTCGCGGGGCTGCTGTCGTCCCCCCGGCGGCCGGGCGCCACGCTCGCCGAGGAGCTGGACCTGGTGGACCGGCTCGACGACGAGCGGTTCGCCGCGGCCGCCCTCGACTTCACCTGCGGTATGTCGTACGGGAAGGGCGGCGACGTACTGGGCGATCCGGTGTACCGGGACCGGATGCTGGCCCTGGCCGCCGCCCGCGGGCCCCAGGTGCTGGCCGCCGCCCGGCAGCTCCTGGACGACCTCCCGGCCTTCCGGGCCTGGCTGCGCAGGCTCCTGGAGGACTGCGACGAGGCCTTCTTCGCGGACGCCTGGCGCCGGGTCGCGCCGCAGCTCGCGGCCGACGCCCGGCACAAGGCGGAGATCCTGCGCCACAAGGGCCTCGCCGAGGCGCTGCACGCCGTGTCGCCCGCGGTCTCCGTGGACGAGGGGCTGACCCGGATCACCGTCGACAAGCTCGTCCTCGGCCGGACCACCGCGGTGGATCCGGCCGTCGGCACCGGGCTGATGCTGGTCCCTTCGGTCTTCGGCCGGCCCCATCTCCTGGTGCTGCACGCCCCCGGCTGGCGGCCGGTGATCCTCTACCCGGTCGGCGGCGGTCCCGAATTCACCGGCCCGGGCTCCGTCGAGCTGCTGAAGCTCCGGATGGAGGCCCTCGCGCACCCCATGCGCATCCAGCTCTGCCGCAATCTGGCGCGCACCCCGCACACCACCAGCGAGCTGGCCGAGGCGCACGGCATCACCGCTCCCGAGGTCTCCCGCCATCTGGCCGTACTGAAGAAGGCCGGGGTGATCACCACCCGGCGCCGGGGCCGCTACGTACTGCACCAGCTCGATGTCGCCGTCGTCGCCAGGCTCGGCAGCGACTTCCTGGAGACCGTACTCCGCTGA
- a CDS encoding threonine aldolase family protein: MTDEEDLQTRRRTVWRAAERALWRRPTELTMGERLAELTAGAGEVSDLGAFPDWYGSGVVEELERRVAGLLGLPAAVYFPTGTMAQQVALRCWAERTGSRTVALHPLAHPELHERGAFGAVSGLRTVHPTAEPRLPTAEEVRGFEEPFGALMLELPLREAGFVLPSWEELTEVTEAARERDAVVHFDGARLWECPSHFGRPLHEIAALADSVYVSFYKSLGGLAGAALAGPEDVVAEARAWRHRYGGLAFQQFPAVLSALIGLERELPKLPSYAAQAKVVAAAMTEAFGESPAPWFRVHPGTPHTHQFLVWLPYPPEVLMAASLALSEETGTTLFHFWSEESRVPGISASEVTVAEAGLEWTEADVKEAVAEFMVRVLREAAAQEDD; this comes from the coding sequence GTGACGGACGAAGAGGATCTCCAGACGCGCAGGAGGACCGTCTGGCGGGCGGCCGAGCGGGCGCTGTGGCGGCGGCCGACGGAGCTCACGATGGGCGAGCGCCTCGCTGAGCTGACGGCCGGGGCGGGCGAGGTGTCCGATCTCGGCGCCTTCCCCGACTGGTACGGCAGCGGGGTGGTCGAGGAGCTGGAGCGCCGGGTGGCCGGGCTGCTGGGGCTGCCCGCCGCGGTCTACTTCCCGACGGGCACGATGGCGCAGCAGGTCGCGCTCCGCTGCTGGGCGGAGCGGACCGGCAGCCGGACGGTGGCGCTGCATCCGCTGGCCCATCCCGAGTTGCACGAGCGGGGTGCGTTCGGCGCGGTCAGCGGGTTGCGTACGGTGCATCCGACGGCGGAGCCCCGGCTGCCGACGGCCGAGGAGGTCCGGGGTTTCGAGGAGCCGTTCGGGGCGCTGATGCTGGAGCTGCCGCTGCGGGAGGCGGGGTTCGTGCTGCCGTCCTGGGAGGAGCTGACCGAGGTCACGGAGGCGGCGCGCGAGCGGGATGCGGTGGTCCACTTCGACGGGGCGCGGCTGTGGGAGTGCCCGTCGCACTTCGGCCGCCCGCTGCACGAGATCGCGGCCCTCGCGGACAGTGTGTACGTGTCGTTCTACAAATCGCTGGGCGGTCTGGCGGGTGCGGCGCTGGCGGGTCCGGAGGATGTGGTCGCGGAGGCCCGCGCCTGGCGCCACCGGTACGGGGGCCTGGCCTTCCAGCAGTTCCCGGCGGTCCTCTCGGCGCTGATCGGCCTGGAGCGGGAGCTGCCGAAGCTCCCGTCGTACGCGGCGCAGGCGAAGGTGGTCGCGGCGGCGATGACGGAGGCGTTCGGGGAGTCCCCCGCGCCCTGGTTCCGGGTCCACCCGGGGACACCGCATACGCACCAGTTCCTGGTGTGGCTGCCGTATCCGCCGGAGGTGCTGATGGCGGCGTCCCTCGCCCTGTCCGAGGAGACCGGGACGACCCTCTTCCACTTCTGGTCCGAGGAGTCCCGGGTCCCGGGGATCTCGGCATCGGAGGTGACGGTGGCCGAGGCGGGCCTGGAGTGGACGGAGGCCGATGTGAAGGAGGCGGTGGCGGAGTTCATGGTGAGAGTGCTCAGGGAAGCCGCGGCGCAGGAGGACGACTGA
- a CDS encoding Rossmann-like and DUF2520 domain-containing protein produces the protein MNASAPQQQPPDPRDRPARLTVGVVGAGRVGPALAAALRLAGHRPVAVSGVSDASRRRAAELLPDVPLVPPAEVLARAELVLLTVPDDALPALVEGLVGTGAVRPGQLLVHTSGRYGTAVLDPATRVGALPLALHPAMTFTGTAVDVQRLAGCSFGVTAPEELRLAAEALVIEMGGEPEWIAEQARPLYHAALALGANHLVTLVAQSMELLRAAGVAAPDRMLGPLLGAALDNALRSGDAALTGPVARGDAGTVAAHVAELRKHAPGTVAGYLAMARTTADRALAHGLLKPELAEDLLGVLADGRDSRDGGRDGQEDDRP, from the coding sequence GTGAACGCATCAGCCCCCCAGCAGCAACCGCCCGACCCCCGCGACCGCCCCGCCCGGCTGACCGTGGGCGTCGTCGGAGCAGGCCGGGTCGGACCGGCGCTCGCCGCCGCGCTCCGGCTCGCCGGACACCGTCCCGTCGCGGTCTCCGGAGTCTCCGACGCCTCCCGCCGCCGGGCCGCCGAGCTCCTCCCCGATGTGCCCCTGGTCCCGCCCGCCGAGGTGCTCGCGCGCGCGGAGCTGGTCCTGCTGACCGTCCCCGACGACGCCCTGCCCGCGCTCGTCGAAGGCCTCGTCGGCACCGGCGCCGTCCGCCCGGGACAGCTCCTCGTCCACACCTCCGGCCGGTACGGCACGGCGGTGCTCGACCCGGCGACCCGGGTCGGCGCGCTGCCGCTCGCCCTCCATCCGGCGATGACGTTCACCGGCACCGCGGTGGACGTCCAGCGGCTCGCGGGCTGCTCCTTCGGTGTCACCGCGCCCGAGGAGCTGCGGCTGGCCGCCGAGGCGCTGGTCATCGAGATGGGCGGCGAGCCCGAGTGGATCGCCGAGCAGGCCCGTCCGCTTTATCACGCGGCGCTCGCCCTCGGCGCGAACCACCTGGTGACCCTGGTGGCCCAGTCGATGGAGCTGCTCCGCGCGGCGGGCGTCGCCGCCCCCGACCGGATGCTCGGCCCCCTCCTGGGCGCCGCTCTCGACAACGCCCTGCGCTCGGGTGACGCGGCCCTCACCGGCCCTGTCGCCCGCGGTGACGCCGGTACGGTCGCGGCGCACGTCGCGGAGCTGCGCAAGCACGCCCCGGGGACGGTCGCCGGATATCTGGCCATGGCCCGCACCACCGCGGACCGCGCCCTGGCCCACGGCCTGCTCAAGCCCGAACTGGCCGAGGACCTGCTGGGCGTCCTCGCCGACGGCCGCGACTCCCGCGACGGCGGCCGCGACGGGCAGGAGGACGACCGCCCATGA
- a CDS encoding sensor histidine kinase, giving the protein MQRFYDFLRRHPTGVDCFWAVVLMGFSVLAWAEPAGPVERSWVMLPLGVGLSLVVALRRKMPEKMLVLAALIGVAQLVTDVEQGPGNFAMLVIIYTVAAQSTSRWASRFALIGGLSAATFSQIRWPQPNTTALGQIFITIILTVPFALAWVLGDSIRTRRAYFAELEERAHRLEKEREAQGKVAVAAERARIARELHDVVAHNVSVMVVQADGAAYVLDAAPDQAKQALETISTTGRQALAEMRRLLGVLRTGDDPESGEYVPQPDVQQIEDLVEQVRRSGLTVDFKIEGTPRQLPSGVELTAYRIVQEALTNTRKHGGPEVGASVRLVYFDDGLGLLVEDDGRGAAHELYEDGGADGQGHGLIGMRERVGMVGGTLDAGPRPGGGFRISALLPLRTA; this is encoded by the coding sequence GTGCAGCGTTTTTACGACTTCCTCCGCAGACACCCCACGGGCGTCGACTGCTTCTGGGCCGTCGTCCTCATGGGGTTTTCGGTCCTGGCGTGGGCCGAGCCGGCCGGCCCGGTCGAGCGGTCATGGGTCATGCTCCCGCTCGGTGTGGGGCTGAGCCTCGTCGTGGCGCTGCGCCGCAAGATGCCCGAGAAGATGCTGGTGCTGGCGGCCCTGATCGGCGTCGCCCAGCTGGTGACCGATGTCGAGCAGGGCCCCGGCAACTTCGCCATGCTGGTGATCATCTACACCGTCGCGGCGCAGTCCACCTCGCGGTGGGCCTCGCGGTTCGCGCTGATCGGCGGGTTGAGCGCGGCCACGTTCTCGCAGATCCGCTGGCCGCAGCCGAACACCACCGCCCTCGGCCAGATCTTCATCACCATCATCCTGACGGTGCCCTTCGCCCTGGCCTGGGTCCTCGGTGACTCCATCAGGACCCGCCGCGCCTACTTCGCCGAGCTGGAGGAGCGGGCCCACCGGCTGGAGAAGGAGCGCGAGGCCCAGGGGAAGGTCGCCGTGGCCGCCGAGCGCGCCCGGATCGCCCGCGAGCTGCATGATGTCGTCGCGCACAACGTGTCCGTGATGGTGGTCCAGGCCGACGGCGCCGCCTATGTCCTCGATGCCGCCCCCGACCAGGCCAAACAGGCCCTGGAGACGATCTCCACCACGGGCCGCCAGGCGCTGGCGGAGATGCGGCGGCTCCTCGGCGTACTGCGCACCGGGGACGACCCCGAGAGCGGCGAGTACGTGCCGCAGCCGGATGTCCAGCAGATCGAAGACCTGGTGGAACAGGTCCGCAGGTCCGGACTGACCGTCGACTTCAAGATCGAAGGGACGCCGCGGCAGCTGCCGAGCGGGGTGGAGCTGACCGCGTACCGCATCGTGCAGGAAGCCCTGACGAACACCCGGAAGCACGGCGGGCCGGAGGTGGGGGCCAGTGTCCGGCTCGTGTACTTCGACGACGGGCTCGGACTGCTCGTCGAGGACGACGGCCGTGGCGCGGCGCACGAGCTGTACGAGGACGGCGGCGCGGACGGGCAGGGCCACGGGCTCATCGGCATGCGCGAGCGCGTCGGTATGGTCGGCGGCACGCTGGACGCCGGCCCGCGCCCCGGCGGAGGGTTCCGGATCAGCGCGCTGCTCCCCCTCCGTACCGCCTGA